A single Chloroflexota bacterium DNA region contains:
- a CDS encoding ComEA family DNA-binding protein yields MSSRAAIDWVGRYRAWLAAAMLGAVAVSLGVLIVRRPEPPRVVVQQQPTVKPVAAVSPQTPAVLVVHMSGEVIAPGTYRLPVGARIEDALKAAGGPSGEGDIHRINLAARLADGQQIVVPKRVDPMLAIAAHIPSPTPGRLSINTASVAELDRLPGVGPVTAQRIVAYREQNGPFESIQQLRTANLVNATTFERIKELVDR; encoded by the coding sequence GTGAGCAGCCGGGCTGCAATCGACTGGGTCGGTCGCTACCGCGCGTGGCTGGCAGCGGCGATGCTCGGCGCGGTCGCCGTGAGCCTCGGCGTCCTGATTGTGCGGCGTCCGGAGCCCCCGCGAGTGGTCGTCCAGCAGCAGCCGACCGTCAAGCCGGTCGCGGCGGTGTCGCCCCAGACGCCGGCGGTGCTGGTGGTCCACATGAGCGGCGAGGTGATCGCCCCTGGCACCTATCGGTTGCCGGTCGGCGCGCGGATCGAGGATGCGCTGAAGGCGGCCGGCGGACCGAGCGGCGAGGGCGACATCCACCGGATCAATCTGGCCGCCCGGCTCGCGGATGGGCAGCAGATCGTGGTGCCGAAGCGGGTCGACCCGATGCTGGCCATCGCCGCGCACATCCCCAGTCCGACCCCTGGCCGGCTGAGCATCAACACGGCCTCGGTAGCCGAGCTCGACCGTCTGCCGGGCGTCGGGCCGGTCACGGCGCAGCGCATCGTGGCCTACCGCGAGCAGAACGGCCCGTTCGAGAGTATTCAGCAACTGCGAACGGCGAATCTCGTGAACGCCACGACGTTCGAGCGGATCAAGGAGCTGGTCGACCGGTAG
- a CDS encoding pentapeptide repeat-containing protein, whose protein sequence is MSVPVEIQLLVDGVLIIGLLAMLVMNWRIHAVVTQALSVARGTSIAERWAAAVGLLGRDNGSKKTSVESRLGGIYAVEQVAREAHSYRTPTMELLAAYIRQHAHVGSTGIEPDVEIQSVLTVLGRGGVDGLDLRRTALWGIDLESSSMVAADFSESRLSGARLTGMRLARARFRDANLADANLAGADLAGAAMAGVKLTGADLSGANLRGADLTGADLSRARLRGADLRDAQLTGCSLRNAVLDGVDLTAVNLANVTLEGASLKSATLARADLQQAHISHADFSAANLRGALLRGLDLTTARLQQAILSEADLGHTNLRGVDLRGAQLREASLYLSDLQSATLQSVSLHGADLIGANMQGANLERANLTGASLIGTDLRHVNLVDATLDNADLERAELSGATMIGASTRGCSWREARLLGAILPDDFPRPSSSPA, encoded by the coding sequence ATGAGTGTCCCCGTCGAGATCCAGCTCCTCGTGGACGGGGTGCTGATCATCGGCCTGCTGGCGATGCTGGTGATGAACTGGCGGATCCACGCGGTTGTGACGCAAGCCTTGAGCGTTGCGCGCGGCACCTCGATTGCCGAGCGCTGGGCGGCGGCCGTCGGCCTGCTCGGGCGAGACAACGGTTCGAAGAAGACCTCGGTCGAGTCGCGGCTGGGCGGCATCTACGCTGTCGAACAGGTGGCCCGCGAGGCGCACTCGTACCGAACGCCGACCATGGAGCTCCTGGCCGCCTACATTCGCCAGCACGCGCACGTCGGAAGCACCGGCATCGAGCCAGACGTGGAGATCCAGTCCGTGCTGACGGTGCTCGGGCGGGGGGGCGTGGATGGCCTCGATCTGCGGCGCACGGCGCTCTGGGGCATCGACCTGGAATCGTCCAGCATGGTGGCGGCCGACTTCTCCGAGTCACGGCTGAGTGGGGCGCGCCTCACCGGCATGCGCCTGGCGCGCGCCCGCTTCCGCGACGCGAACCTTGCTGACGCCAACCTCGCCGGCGCGGACCTCGCGGGGGCAGCGATGGCTGGCGTGAAGCTGACGGGGGCTGACCTTTCGGGCGCGAACCTGCGCGGCGCGGACCTGACCGGGGCCGACCTCTCACGGGCGCGCCTGCGCGGTGCGGACCTCCGAGACGCACAGCTCACCGGGTGCTCGCTGCGAAACGCGGTGCTCGACGGCGTCGATCTGACGGCCGTCAACCTCGCCAATGTGACCCTCGAAGGCGCGAGCCTGAAATCGGCCACGCTCGCGCGGGCCGACCTCCAGCAGGCGCACATCAGCCACGCCGACTTCAGTGCTGCCAACCTGCGCGGTGCGCTCCTGCGCGGCCTGGATCTGACCACGGCGCGTCTGCAGCAGGCCATTCTCTCCGAGGCGGACCTTGGACACACCAACCTGCGTGGGGTAGATCTACGCGGCGCACAGCTTCGCGAGGCCAGCCTCTACCTCTCCGACCTCCAGTCAGCCACGCTTCAGAGCGTCAGCCTGCATGGCGCTGACCTGATCGGCGCGAACATGCAGGGGGCGAACCTCGAACGGGCCAACCTGACCGGCGCATCGCTGATCGGCACGGACCTGCGTCACGTCAACCTCGTGGATGCCACGCTCGACAACGCCGACCTCGAACGGGCTGAGCTGAGCGGGGCGACGATGATCGGGGCCTCGACACGCGGCTGCTCGTGGCGGGAGGCGCGGCTGCTCGGCGCGATCCTGCCCGACGACTTTCCGCGCCCATCGTCCAGCCCGGCCTAG